The Cloeon dipterum chromosome X, ieCloDipt1.1, whole genome shotgun sequence genome includes a window with the following:
- the LOC135947414 gene encoding uncharacterized protein LOC135947414 — MEPSSRTGLLAAVRIPLYHRHVRARDRIRMATGWYLTTGPAPVIQRPFAGIFNPFPYRCSVLCNHPADLEARSGFRRARNSQWAAEDGDQETGVQFTGAKHARHSFMNAPAMTDDWVPEELFRKYTETDSRPPSPAPTLASLETIKNSSNKRSVTARLSSGKENKTQIVLDLRRSHSQETLSWREMVTPVPLLPPPSHEKASTTASRRFFSPPSQRQRPSPQQARRPRPPPPAPKHLAEKQPEGGAAAAAHLPVAPEVVVMTEEDLNLGGEATPRRRGVRRRGRKKSRGQSPSKDFQHLEEPAETQISMADGEEQQGIASSDSAQGALVVAEDVLGAGGGDELRPRGHEEKTFSSFLSDDVIRQLQRQLDWHKVEAEFDFKRKVALTEAMRAPKLISPEGTENTFQQNDLWLSVPRSFSRKSARFELPMDSRKLNRMTPLQYAQQLIQISRSRKLLYNEIFNKHREDSGMENEARSIKMKVLPTILTEVMGREISSEDLKLLSELLGLPDDKWKQPSTLDFRTFCGVCAIAERVFGARWGLLETEHKDPKHLVESADFSRLQDQLNGMTDPESQMPRLLLVISN; from the exons ATGGAGCCCTCGAGTAGAACAGGCTTGCTGGCGGCTGTCCGGATTCCTTTGTACCACCGCCACGTT CGTGCGCGGGATAGGATTCGGATGGCGACGGGCTGGTACTTGACGACCGGACCGGCGCCCGTCATCCAACGACCCTTCGCCGGTATTTTCAACCCGTTCCCCTACAGGTGCTCCGTTCTGTGCAACCATCCTGCCGATTTGGAGGCTAGGAGTGGATTCCGACGAGCAAGAAACTCGCAATGG GCAGCAGAGGATGGAGATCAGGAGACAGGCGTTCAATTCACAGGAGCGAAGCACGCTCGTCATTCTTTCATGAACGCACCAGCAATGACGGATGACTGGGTGCCGGAAGAGCTTTTCCGAAAGTATACGGAGACAGATTCAAG ACCTCCTTCTCCGGCGCCAACACTTGCAAGTCTGGAGACGATTAAAAATTCGTCGAATAAGAGGTCGGTCACTGCCCGCTTGTCCAGTGGAAAGGAGAACAAAACGCAGATTGTTCTTGATTTGAg ACGGAGTCATAGTCAAGAGACGCTAAGCTGGCGGGAAATGGTGACGCCAGTGCCGCTGCTGCCTCCGCCGAGCCACGAGAAAGCGTCCACCACGGCCTCGCGTCGCTTCTTTTCGCCACCATCGCAGCGTCAGCGGCCCTCTCCGCAGCAGGcccggcggccgcggcccccTCCGCCCGCGCCTAAGCATCTGGCCGAGAAACAGCCCGAAGGCggggccgccgcggccgcgcaCTTGCCCGTTGCCCCCGAGGTGGTGGTGATGACCGAAGAAGACCTGAACCTGGGTGGGGAAGCCACCCCTCGGAGGCGTGGGGTACGGCGGCGGGGACGCAAAAAGTCCCGGGGGCAGAGTCCGTCCAAGGATTTTCAGCACCTCGAGGAGCCGGCCGAGACGCAGATTTCCATGGCAGACGGTGAAGAGCAGCAAGGG ATTGCATCATCGGATTCCGCACAGGGAGCACTGGTGGTAGCCGAGGATGTGTTAGGGgcgggcggcggcgacgagcTAAGGCCTCGGGGGCATGAAGAGAAAACCTTTTCTTCATTTCTCAGCGACGACGTAATTCGCCAGCTGCAAAGACAGCTCGATTGGCATAAGGTTGAAGCTGAGTTCGACTTTAAG CGGAAAGTCGCTCTGACAGAAGCGATGCGCGCACCAAAGCTGATTTCCCCCGAGGGCACCGAAAATACGTTTCAGCAGAACGATTTGTGGCTCTCGGTGCCACGGTCATTTTCGAGAAAAAGTGCCAGATTTGAGTTGCCCATGGACAGCAGAAAACTAAACC GGATGACTCCACTTCAGTACGCGCAGCAACTGATCCAAATTTCTCGCAGTCGAAAGCTTTTGTACAACGAAATATTCAACAAACATCGCGAGGACAGCGGGATGGAAAACGAAGCCAGGTCGATCAAAATGAAG GTTTTGCCGACCATTCTGACTGAAGTAATGGGCCGTGAGATCTCGAGCGAGGACCTCAAGTTGTTGTCCGAGTTGCTGGGCCTGCCTGATGACAAGTGGAAGCAGCCAAGCACACTCGACTTTCGCACTTTTTGCGGCGTGTGTGCCATCGCAGAGAGGGTGTTCGGCGCGC